From the genome of Pseudomonas hamedanensis:
TTCCGCCCACCGGCGCCAAGGGCTTGAATCTGGCGGCCAGCGACGTCAGCACGCTGTTCAATATCCTGCTGAAGGTGTACCGCGACGGCCGCAGCGATCTGTTGCACAAATATTCGGAAATCTGCCTGCGCCGGGTCTGGAAAGCCGAGCGGTTTTCCTGGTGGATGACCTCGATGTTGCATCGGTTCGAGGAGCACGATGCGTTCAGCCAGCGCATCAGCGCTTCGGAGCTGGACTACTTTGTCAGCTCCGAAGCCGGGCGAAAAACCATTGCAGAAAATTACGTCGGGCTTCCATACGAGGCTATCGAATAGCCTGCTATCGACTTATAGTGGCGAGCACTCACCCGCTCGCCCCGCCCGCGGGTCAATCACTGCCCGCAGGTTTTCCGTGACCACTCTCAATCAGCCTGAAACGCCTAAACCGGCCATTCGCAGCGTGCTGGTCGCGCTGATGATGGCAATCTTTCTCGGCGCGCTGGACCAGACCATCGTCGCCGTATCGATGCCCGCCATCTCCGCACAATTCAAGGACGTCAGCCTGCTGGCCTGGGTGATTTCCGGGTACATGGTGGCGATGACGGTGGCAGTGCCGATCTACGGCAAGCTCGGCGACCTGTACGGGCGGCGCAAACTGATGCTGTTCGGCATGGGGCTGTTCACCCTAGCCTCGCTGCTCTGCGGCATGGCGCAAAGCATGGAGCAATTGGTGCTGGCGCGGATTGTCCAGGGCATCGGCGCCGGCGGGATGATTTCGGTGAGTCAGGCGATCATCGGCGACATCGTGCCGCCGCGTGAACGCGGACGCTATCAGGGCTACTTCAGCAGCATGTACGCGGTGGCCAGCGTGGCCGGCCCGGTGCTGGGCGGTTACATGACCGAATACCTGTCGTGGCGCTGGGTGTTTCTGATCAACCTGCCGCTGGGCCTCGGCGCCTGGTGGGTGGCGCGGCGTAACCTGCGCGGCTTGCCGATTCCGCAGCGCAAACCGGTGATCGATTACCTCGGCACGGTGCTGATGATCATCGGCCTGACGGCGCTGCTGCTCGGTATCACCGAGGTCGGTCAGGGACATTCGTGGCGCAGCCGTGAAGTGCTCGGATTGCTGGCCTGTGCGGTGCTGGTCCTGGCGATATTTGTCTGGCACGAACGGCGGGCGCGGGAACCTTTGTTGCCGATGCACCTGTTCGCCAACCGCAACGCCCTGCTGTG
Proteins encoded in this window:
- a CDS encoding MDR family MFS transporter, which encodes MTTLNQPETPKPAIRSVLVALMMAIFLGALDQTIVAVSMPAISAQFKDVSLLAWVISGYMVAMTVAVPIYGKLGDLYGRRKLMLFGMGLFTLASLLCGMAQSMEQLVLARIVQGIGAGGMISVSQAIIGDIVPPRERGRYQGYFSSMYAVASVAGPVLGGYMTEYLSWRWVFLINLPLGLGAWWVARRNLRGLPIPQRKPVIDYLGTVLMIIGLTALLLGITEVGQGHSWRSREVLGLLACAVLVLAIFVWHERRAREPLLPMHLFANRNALLCWCTIFFTSFQAISLIVLMPLRFQSVTGAGADSAALHLLPLAMGLPIGAYFAGRRTSITGRYKPQILSGAILMPISILGMAFSAPEATLLSGLFMLLSGIAGGMQFPTSLVGTQNSVEQRDIGVATSTTNLFRSLGGAMGVALMSALLLALLQDSGFAQLAGSSLMSEGHSGNVLLDGLNAAPGDAQNALRADLLVTFRHLLCVSAAVSLLGLAAAIAMPNNLLRGREHGAK